The following coding sequences are from one Xiphophorus couchianus chromosome 7, X_couchianus-1.0, whole genome shotgun sequence window:
- the LOC114148717 gene encoding trace amine-associated receptor 13c-like, translating into MEIQDRTDLCFPHLLNSSCRKPTLHWSEAILLNSVLLFISLITVVLNLLIIISVSHFRQLHTPTNILLLSLGVSDFFVGLLLMPFEIYRFTFCWILGDPMCVVFGFFIGAIIICASIWNIVLISVDRYVAICYPLHYPTRVSLTRVKYCVCLCWFCASSCSFFYAKDELIQSGRSKSCIGECKFIMSYIPGTFDLIFNFILPVTTIIVLYLRVFVVAVSQARAMRSHITVASFHSATSGTKKSELKAARTLGVLVVVYLMCYCPYYCYSLVGISLTNTPYSFSMFFLCYVNSCLNPVIYALFYPWFRKAVKVIVTLQILQPGSHEAKLL; encoded by the exons ATGGAGATCCAAGACAGAACTGATCTCTGTTTCCCACATCTCCTCAACAGCTCCTGCAGGAAGCCCACACTTCACTGGTCTGAAGCCATTCTCCTGAACTCTGTGCTGCTCTTCATCTCACTGATCACTGTAGTGCTCaacctcctcatcatcatctcaGTCTCACACTTCAG GCAGCTCCACACTCCTACaaacatcctcctcctctctctgggtgtttcagacttttttgttgGTCTCCTGCTGATGCCTTTTGAAATCTACAGATTTACATTCTGCTGGATTCTTGGAGACCCAATGTGtgttgtgtttggtttttttattggtGCCATCATCATCTGTGCTTCAATCTGGAACATTGTCCTGATATCAGTCGACCGCTACGTAGCCATTTGTTACCCTCTGCATTACCCCACCAGAGTCTCGTTGACGAGAGTCAAAtattgtgtttgtctgtgttggTTCTGTGCTTCTTCCTGCAGCTTTTTCTATGCAAAGGATGAGCTGATTCAGTCTGGCAGGAGTAAATCCTGCATTGGAGAATGTAAATTTATCATGAGCTACATTCCAGGAACATTTGAcctcatttttaatttcatactTCCAGTAACAACCATCATAGTTCTGTATTTGAGAGTATTTGTGGTGGCTGTGTCTCAGGCTCGTGCCATGCGCTCTCACATTACAGTCGCCTCGTTTCATTCAGCGACATCAGGAACAAAGAAATCAGAGTTAAAAGCAGCCAGGACTCTGGGGGTTCTAGTTGTTGTATATCTAATGTGTTACTGTCCATATTACTGCTACTCTTTAGTTGGGATTAGTTTAACTAATACCCCTTAttcattttctatgtttttcctCTGCTATGTTAACTCTTGTCTGAACCCTGTGATCTACGCCCTGTTCTACCCCTGGTTCAGAAAAGCTGTTAAAGTCATTGTTACTCTACAGATACTGCAGCCTGGCTCACATGAGGCCAAGCTGCTGTGA
- the LOC114147488 gene encoding trace amine-associated receptor 13c-like yields MEIQDRTDLCFPHLLNSSCRKPTLHWSEAVLLNSVLLFISLITVVLNLLIIISVSHFRQLHTPTNILLVSLGVSDFFVGLLLMPFEIYRFTFCWFLGDAMCVSLCFLICNLISASIWNIVLVSVDRYIAICYPLDYSRKMSLMRVKYCVCLCWFCASSCSFVYSNDVMVQFGKSKSCTGECKFTISYILGTFDLILNFILPVTTIIVLYLRVFVVAVSQARAMRSHITVASFHSATSGTKKSELKAARTLGVLVVVYLMCYCPYYCYSIVQVNITSTSYSSILFILFYSNSCLNPVIYALFYPWFRKAVKVIVTLQILQPGSREAKLL; encoded by the exons ATGGAGATCCAAGACAGAACTGATCTCTGTTTCCCACATCTCCTCAACAGCTCCTGCAGGAAGCCCACACTTCACTGGTCTGAAGCCGTTCTCCTGAACTCTGTGCTGCTCTTCATCTCACTGATCACTGTAGTGCTCaacctcctcatcatcatctcaGTCTCACACTTCAG GCAGCTCCACACTCCTACAAACATCCTCCTCGTCTCTCTGGGTGtttcagacttttttgttgGTCTCCTGCTGATGCCTTTTGAAATCTACAGATTTACATTCTGCTGGTTTCTTGGAGATGCCATgtgtgtttcactttgtttcttGATTTGTAACCTCATCAGTGCTTCAATTTGGAACATTGTTTTGGTATCAGTTGACCGCTATATTGCTATATGCTACCCTCTGGATTACTCCAGGAAAATGTCGTTGATGAGAGTCAAAtattgtgtttgtctgtgttggTTCTGTGCTTCTTCCTGCAGCTTTGTCTATTCAAATGATGTGATGGTTCAGTTTGGCAAGAGTAAATCCTGCACTGGAGAATGTAAATTTACCATAAGCTACATTCTAGGAACATTTGACctcattttaaatttcataCTTCCAGTAACAACCATCATAGTTCTGTATTTGAGAGTATTTGTGGTGGCTGTGTCTCAGGCTCGTGCCATGCGCTCTCACATTACAGTCGCCTCGTTTCATTCAGCGACATCAGGAACAAAGAAATCAGAGTTAAAAGCAGCCAGGACTCTGGGGGTTCTAGTTGTTGTATATCTAATGTGTTACTGTCCATATTACTGCTACTCTATAGTTCAAGTTAATATAACCAGTACCTCATATTCATCAATTTTGTTTATCCTCTTTTACTCCAACTCTTGTCTGAACCCTGTGATCTACGCCCTGTTCTACCCCTGGTTCAGAAAAGCTGTTAAAGTCATTGTTACTCTACAGATACTGCAGCCTGGCTCACGTGAGGCCAAGCTGCTGTGA